CCGTGACTCAGCAGCAGCTGGTCAGCGAGCAGTACCTGGCGATCGATCAGGTCAGTACCGCTGCGACCGAAATGAGCGCTGCCATCCACGAGGTATCCGGCAATGCGCATTCCACTGCGGATGCGGCGCGGGAAGCCGACAGTCAGGGCGCCAACGCGTCGGAACTGGTGGGGCAGACGATGGGAGCACTCCGCAAGCTTGCCAGCGATGTAGACGAGGCCGCCGGTGTAATCAACAGCCTGGAGCAGGACAGCAATCAGATCGGTGGAGTTCTCAGCGTCATTCAGGCCATTGCCGAGCAAACCAATCTACTGGCGTTGAACGCCGCCATCGAGGCAGCGCGCGCGGGTGAACAGGGCCGCGGCTTTGCTGTGGTGGCCGATGAGGTGCGCGCGCTAGCCGGCCGCACCCAGGCGTCTACCCAGGACATTCAGAAGATGATCGCAAGCCTGCAGGCTGGCAGCGCCAGGGCGGTCAGCGTCATGCAGCGCAGCGCAGCAGTGGCGGCGCAAAGCGTGGACCAGGCCGCCGGTGCCGAGCGTGCGCTGAGCGATACGGCCGGGTCGGTAGTGCGAATCAACGACATGGCAGCGCAGATTGCGTCTGCCTGTGAAGAGCAGAGCCAGACCACCGAAGAGATTGCCCGAAACATCAGCGGCATTCGCGATCTGTCGAATCAGGCCGCGCAGAGCTCCGAAGAAAGTCGCGGCGCGAGCGAGTCGCTGGCGCGTCTGGCGGCCGGCTTGCAGCAGCAGGTCGGCCGTTTCAGGACCTGATCGCGAAGCACTATTGAGCAGCGCGGACCCGACTGTGGACATCGCGAATGAAATCGGTGGTCAGCTGCGGCTGGGTGACCGGCAGCATATGCCCGCCGTCAACCAGCTGCAGTTGCGCCTGTGACACGGCATCCTTGAGCGCCTGTCCCTGCTCGCTGGGGTCGAGAATACGGTCCTGACGACCATACAGAATCGAGATCGGCAGCTGCAGGTCGGCGTAGCGCTGCTGCATCAAGGGCAGCACATCTTCCAGCGCCCCGAGATCACGTGAAGAGGCGATGAACTGACTGGGACGCAGGCCCAGAAAGCCTCCGCCGCGTACACCGAAGTCGTCCGGTACCGATTCGGGGCCGAAGACGAGATCCATTACCTTGTCGCGATTGAGAATGGTCAGCGGCGTAGCAACTGTCCAGGCGATCAACCTGCGCAGCCAGCCCTGGCGTATGGTCATCCCGGCGAAAGCTTTCGGGACGTCCTGTGGGGTATGCGTCAAGGGTGCGATCAGTGCCAGACCGGAGACCTCGCTGGGGTGGCGCAGCGCAGTGGCAAGCGCAACGGCGCCGCCGAGCGAATGCCCGACCAGCAACGGCCGGTCCAGTTTCAACACCTGTATCAGCCCTGCCATGACGTCCGCCTGCACGTCGAGCCCAGCCGAGGACCTTCGATGGCGAGTGGAGTACCCGCTGCCGGGACGGTCTACCGCTACGACACGGTAATCCTTGGCTAGCTCGCCCAGTACCTGATAATTGAAGTTGCGCGCGACGCCGCCCAATCCATGGATGAGCAGAATCGCCGGGCCTCGCCCCGCCTCGATGATGTGCAGGCGCGAGCCCATCACTTCGACAAAGCGACCTTCAGGAGGTAGGCCCGCTTCCACTCGCTTGGCGGTAAAGGCAGTGAACAGCCAGAGCCCGGCCAGGACCAGGAGCATGATCGCGCCCAGCCCGATGAGGATATTCATGGGATGCGTCCTTTACTGGCGGTTAGGGCTGGTTGCTAGGTGCAGCCGGTGACTTGGCAAGCGCCGGGAACAGCCGCCAGTAATGGACCGGCATCAGGCGCTCAAGCCAGGAAAGAATCCGCGCATCATTCCCGACCAGGACCCTGGCACGGTCGCGTTCGATGCCCGCTATGATGATCTGTGCTGCCCGTTGGGGCGGCATGCGCAGCAGCTTTTGTGCCTGTGCCCGGCTTCGCTCGATGTCGTCTGGCGAAACGTCCGCGGAGACGCGCGCACTGGTGGCGATGGATGTGGCAACGCCACCGGGATGCACCACCGTCACGCCAACGTTGCTGCCTTCGAGTTCCAGGCGCAAGGCATTGGAAAAGCCGCGCACGGCGAATTTACTCGCACAGTACGCCGTCTGGCCTGCTGGTGTGATCAGCCCGAACAGGCTCGACACGTTGACGATGCGCGCAGCAGGCCGCTCCTGCAGGAAGGGGAGGAAGCCGCGCGTCATGCGTACGACGGCTTCGAAATTGATCGCCATCAGCCAATCGAAATCCTCCTCCGACACCTGATGAAAGTGCCCACCCAGCGCGACGCCAGCGTTGTTGATGAGCAGATCGACCTGACCGTGAGCGGCCAGAACCGAAGCCGGTAGTGCTGCGACCTGCTCGCGGCTGGCGACGTCCAGCACATGTTCGCTGACCCGGGCGCCCTCGGCTTTGGCCAGTCGTGCGGTTTCGGCCAGGCCTTCCTCGGCGATGTCGGCCAGGGCCAGATGGCAGCCGCGGCGCGCGAGTTCCAGCGCCAGCGCACGTCCTATGCCGCTGCCTGCGCCAGTCAGAACAGCGACGCAATCGTTGATTTTCATGGCGATTTCCCTGTTATTGGAACTGCATTACGCCGTCATCAACACGGCCGTACTGAATGGTGAGCTTGTCCTGCATGTAGTTCTGGTAGACCTGCCAGGGTCTGCGATCCCCCTGGCGTGGCAGCAAATCGGCTGACCGCTGCACGTAACCGGAGGTGAAGTTGAGGAACGGCATGTCGGCCACCTGCGAGTCTCGTCTGGGGGTAGCGATCCTGAAACCTTTCCGGTCCATGTAACGCAGCAGACGGCAGGTGTAATTGGCGGTTAGTTCGGCCTTGAGTGTCCAGCTGGAATTGGTGTAGCCGAAGGTCAGGATGAAGTTCGGGATGTCGCTGAGCATCATCCCCTTGTAGGCCATCCTTTCGCCGGGTTTGACGGCGTCGCCGTCCACGGTCACCTGCACGTCACCGAGCGCATTGAGTTTCAGGCCGGTGGCTGTGATGATGATGTCGGCCTGCAGCTCCTCTCCCGAAACGAGCCTGATCCCGGTGTCGGTGAAGGATTCGATGGTATCAGTGACAACCGAGGCGCGGCCGCTTCGCAGGTCGTGAAACAGATCGCCATCGGGCACGGCGCAGATGCGCTGGTCCCATGGCTTGTAGGTGGGGGTGAAGTGCTTCATGTCGACCGCCGGCCCCACCTGCATCTGTACCATCTGCAGTAGTCGCTGCTTGAACAAATCAGGTTTGGTACGCGCAATGCGGTAGAAGAAACTCCCCACCAGGACATTTTTCCAGCGAGTCGCCGCATGCGCCGCCGGCATGGGGAGCCACTTCTGCAGATGTTTCGCGATCCCGTCATGCAACGGACGCGACACCACGTAACTCGGTGACCTTTGCAGCATGGTGACGTGCGCTGCGGTCTTGGCCATGGCCGGGACCAGAGTGACCGCGGTGGCGCCGCTGCCGATCACGACGACGCGCTTGCCGGCGTAATCGAGGTGTTCGGGCCAGAACTGGGGGTGGATGATCTGTCCCTTGAACGCCTTTTCATTGGGGAAGTCCGGGCGGTAACCCTCGTCATAGCTGTAATAGCCTGCGCATACTGAAAGCAGACGGGCCTTGAACACCTTTTGCTGAACCGGCGCTCCGTCGGTACTGACCTCTGCGGTAACGGTCCAGCAGGCTTCCTCTGTAGACCAGGCAGCGGACCTGACCTTGTGACCATAGCGAATGTTCTGCACAACGCCGCCTTCTTCGGCGGTTTCCTCTATATAGCGTCGAATGTCCGCGCCATCGGCGATGGCCTTGCGGTTGTGCCAGGGCTTGAAGCTGTAACTCAGCGTGTACATGTCCGAGTCGGAGCGGATGCCGGGATAGCGGAACAGGTCCCAGGTGCCGCCGATGGCATGGCGCGCCTCAAGAATGGTGTAGCGTTTGTCGGGGCATTGTTCAGCCAGTGCTCGCGCCGCGCCGATCCCGGACAGACCGGCGCCGATTATCAGTACATCCAGGGGCATGGGCTGGAATTGATTTTGTTGTGTGCTCATGATGTTTATCCGCGATGGCAGTGGTGACAATCTAGATTGTCACTTACAATTTGGCAATGCCCATTGTCAGAAATCCACCGATGCCCACTTCCAGCACTGTCCAGCGACGCTACCGTGGAGCGGCCGCCATTGAACGCAAGGCGCAGCGTCGTCAGCAGCTGATAGATGCTGCGATCGAAGTCTACGGACGCAACGGTTATCGGCACTCCGGCGTCAAGCAGGTCTGTGAGGCCGCAGGCCTCACCCAGCGCTACTTTTACGAGTCATTTGCCCATAGTGACGAGCTGCTGATTGCCTGCTACGAGCAGGCCGCCTCACAGCTGCGCGAGAATATAACCACCGCTGCCGAAGCCGTGGGCGACGACCGCAGGGAGCGGGGCAGGGCCATGCTGTTGGCATACTTCCGGGCGCTGAAGGCGCAGCCGCTGATAGCCAATCTGCTGCTGGTCGAGATCCGAGGTATCAGTCCGGACGTCGATCACGCCATTATGCGCGAGTTGCAGGAAGTAAGCCGTAACATCACCCGTGTCGTCGCGCGGCCCGATCATCAGCCTGATGAGCTACTGCGCGCCGGCATCATGGGCGGCGTCATCCATATAGCCCTGCACTGGATGAGCACCGGCTACCGCCAGTTGCCCGAAGACGTCGCAGAAACCGCCTTCAAGCTCGGTGGTGCGATCCTCGCTGAATAGCAGGCTAAAGTTAACCCAAGCGTCACTGTTGCGTCATTTGCCCTAGCCAATATCGAGCGCGCTGCATCCACTCAACTGAAAAAGGAGTCTGGTATGAAGTTACGCACGATGGCGACCATGGCGTTGACCGCCGGCACGCTGCTGCTTGGCAGCCCGTTGGCGCTGGCAAAGAACTGGCATGATCAGGACGATCGGTCCGAGCGTCTGGAGCACCTGCGCGCGAAGATGGAAGAGTTGCGCCACAAGCAACGCGGCAAGAAAATTGCCGTGGATCTGGGGCCTCGCCCGCTCTGGCTTGTCGACGATATGGATGAGGGCCCATTGAAGACGCGTTTGCAGGCGTGCGGCAGCCAGCATGCGCGGCGCACCGATTTTTCCATAGGCCATCGCGGCGCCCCGTTGCAGTTTCCCGAGCATACGCTTGAATCGTACGTCGCTGCCGCACGCATGGGCGCCGGGATTCTGGAATGCGACGTCGCCTTCACCAAGGACCGTCAACTGGTCTGCCGTCATGCTCAGAATGACCTTCATACCACGACCAATATCGTCGCCGTACCCGAGCTGAACGCCAAGTGCACTCAGCCGTTCGTACCGGCGGACCCGGAAAACGGTATTCCCGCTCAAGCCGAGTGCCGTACCAGCGACATCACCCTCGCGGAATTCAAGACGTTGCAGGGCAAGATGGATGCGTTCGACCCGATGGCCACCACGCCTGAAGCCTATCTCGGCGGGACCGCCGATTGGCGCACGGATCTCTATTCGGCTCGCGGTACCTTGCTCAGCCACAGGGAAAGTATCGAGTTGTTCCAGGCGCTGGGGGTCAAGTTCACGCCTGAGCTGAAGACGCCTGTGGTGCCCATGCCGTATGAGGGCGATTACAGCCAGGAAGATTACGCCCGGCAGATGATCGAGGAATACGTGGACGCCGGCGTGGCGCCGCACAAGGTCTGGCCGCAATCGTTCCGCCTTGACGATGTGTTGTACTGGATCAACGAGACGCCCGAGTTCGGCCTTCAGGCGGTGTTCCTTGACGAATCGGCCATCACGCCCGAAACAAGCTCGCTCGCCTACATGGATGATCTGAGAGCGCAAGGGGTACGGGTGCTTGCGCCGGCCATCTGGAAGATGCTGACGCTCAATGGGAGAGGGGATATCGTCCCGTCGGAATACGCCGAAAACGCGCGTAACGCCGGACTCGATCTGATCGCCTGGTCGATGGAGCGCAGCGGTCCGCTTGCAAATGGTGGTGGCTGGTACTACCAGACGGTCAACGAAGCAATCGACAACGATGGCGACATGCTGACTGTCATTGACGTGCTGGCGCGTGATGTTGGGGTTATCGGCATCTTTTCCGATTGGCCGGCCACTACGACCTTCTATGCGAACTGCATGGGGCTGAAGTGAAATGAATAGCCGGGGCTAGGCGGCCCCGGCTACTGCAGCATTCCAGCCGCGTCATTCTGATTGGTCGGGCGATTGCGCAAGAGACTCCAGCGCATCCGGACTGCTCTTGAATGCCTTGGCGAACACCTCCCGATGCCGGGCCATATAAATGCTCACCTCTTCCGCATGTCGCTCGCTAAGCCCCGGTACGCCGGCCTGCAGCGTCGCAGCCAGGGTTTCGGCCAGCTCAAGCATCTTGTCGTGACGATCGGCTTCGGCTTTGTCCATGAACAGTTGCTCCGGGTCTCTGCTGCTTCGGTATACGATTTCTACGGCCACGTCGGCACCTCAAGCTGAATGAATCACCTGGCGGACTGTGCTGTGCCGCCGAATGCAATGGCGCGATAATACTGTATATGCATACAGATATCGAGCCGTAGCCGCAAAAAAGGGCAGCGTGGCTGCCCTTTTTTCATATCGTCCGCTGTGCGAGGGTCAAGCCTTGGGACCGAAGTCCGAGCAGTTGCCCTTGCCGACGTACTTCTTGAGTACTTTCCACTGCGGCTTTTCCTTGCCCTTCTTCGGTTCCATCGACAGGAAGTGATTGCCCCATGCCGGGCCGCCAGCGAAGTAGGTGACCGGAATACAATGCTTCTGCAGGTGCTTGAGCGTGTTGTCCATGGCCTTCAACCAGCGGGCATCATGCGGCGGAACTCCAATTTCGCCGATGTGGCCGCGCTTGCCGTTTTTCTTCAGCCAGTT
Above is a window of Halopseudomonas nanhaiensis DNA encoding:
- a CDS encoding glycerophosphodiester phosphodiesterase family protein, producing the protein MKLRTMATMALTAGTLLLGSPLALAKNWHDQDDRSERLEHLRAKMEELRHKQRGKKIAVDLGPRPLWLVDDMDEGPLKTRLQACGSQHARRTDFSIGHRGAPLQFPEHTLESYVAAARMGAGILECDVAFTKDRQLVCRHAQNDLHTTTNIVAVPELNAKCTQPFVPADPENGIPAQAECRTSDITLAEFKTLQGKMDAFDPMATTPEAYLGGTADWRTDLYSARGTLLSHRESIELFQALGVKFTPELKTPVVPMPYEGDYSQEDYARQMIEEYVDAGVAPHKVWPQSFRLDDVLYWINETPEFGLQAVFLDESAITPETSSLAYMDDLRAQGVRVLAPAIWKMLTLNGRGDIVPSEYAENARNAGLDLIAWSMERSGPLANGGGWYYQTVNEAIDNDGDMLTVIDVLARDVGVIGIFSDWPATTTFYANCMGLK
- a CDS encoding flavin-containing monooxygenase, encoding MSTQQNQFQPMPLDVLIIGAGLSGIGAARALAEQCPDKRYTILEARHAIGGTWDLFRYPGIRSDSDMYTLSYSFKPWHNRKAIADGADIRRYIEETAEEGGVVQNIRYGHKVRSAAWSTEEACWTVTAEVSTDGAPVQQKVFKARLLSVCAGYYSYDEGYRPDFPNEKAFKGQIIHPQFWPEHLDYAGKRVVVIGSGATAVTLVPAMAKTAAHVTMLQRSPSYVVSRPLHDGIAKHLQKWLPMPAAHAATRWKNVLVGSFFYRIARTKPDLFKQRLLQMVQMQVGPAVDMKHFTPTYKPWDQRICAVPDGDLFHDLRSGRASVVTDTIESFTDTGIRLVSGEELQADIIITATGLKLNALGDVQVTVDGDAVKPGERMAYKGMMLSDIPNFILTFGYTNSSWTLKAELTANYTCRLLRYMDRKGFRIATPRRDSQVADMPFLNFTSGYVQRSADLLPRQGDRRPWQVYQNYMQDKLTIQYGRVDDGVMQFQ
- a CDS encoding alpha/beta fold hydrolase, with translation MNILIGLGAIMLLVLAGLWLFTAFTAKRVEAGLPPEGRFVEVMGSRLHIIEAGRGPAILLIHGLGGVARNFNYQVLGELAKDYRVVAVDRPGSGYSTRHRRSSAGLDVQADVMAGLIQVLKLDRPLLVGHSLGGAVALATALRHPSEVSGLALIAPLTHTPQDVPKAFAGMTIRQGWLRRLIAWTVATPLTILNRDKVMDLVFGPESVPDDFGVRGGGFLGLRPSQFIASSRDLGALEDVLPLMQQRYADLQLPISILYGRQDRILDPSEQGQALKDAVSQAQLQLVDGGHMLPVTQPQLTTDFIRDVHSRVRAAQ
- a CDS encoding TetR/AcrR family transcriptional regulator — protein: MPTSSTVQRRYRGAAAIERKAQRRQQLIDAAIEVYGRNGYRHSGVKQVCEAAGLTQRYFYESFAHSDELLIACYEQAASQLRENITTAAEAVGDDRRERGRAMLLAYFRALKAQPLIANLLLVEIRGISPDVDHAIMRELQEVSRNITRVVARPDHQPDELLRAGIMGGVIHIALHWMSTGYRQLPEDVAETAFKLGGAILAE
- a CDS encoding SDR family NAD(P)-dependent oxidoreductase, whose amino-acid sequence is MKINDCVAVLTGAGSGIGRALALELARRGCHLALADIAEEGLAETARLAKAEGARVSEHVLDVASREQVAALPASVLAAHGQVDLLINNAGVALGGHFHQVSEEDFDWLMAINFEAVVRMTRGFLPFLQERPAARIVNVSSLFGLITPAGQTAYCASKFAVRGFSNALRLELEGSNVGVTVVHPGGVATSIATSARVSADVSPDDIERSRAQAQKLLRMPPQRAAQIIIAGIERDRARVLVGNDARILSWLERLMPVHYWRLFPALAKSPAAPSNQP
- a CDS encoding YebG family protein, with amino-acid sequence MAVEIVYRSSRDPEQLFMDKAEADRHDKMLELAETLAATLQAGVPGLSERHAEEVSIYMARHREVFAKAFKSSPDALESLAQSPDQSE